A section of the Bacillus sp. HSf4 genome encodes:
- a CDS encoding YjiH family protein codes for MDKALQKRKRLDLIKFLIPSLIGIILFMIPVQIAGDLTIPIAIFSNALQELLHRQLPFIMMLIVTVTFILTFITKTFHPSFIKKSEFFYKLLNVSLFWYIVRLFGMIFAVMTYFKFGPEAVYADSTGGTLLFDLLPVLFSVFFFAGLFLPFLLNFGLLELCGALMKKLMRPVFRLPGRSSIDCMASWLGDGTIGVLLTSKQYEDGFYTKREAAIIGTTFSVVSITFCLVIISQVGLGHMFVPFYLTILLAGAVAAVVSPRIPPLSRKADTYITDQKDQDHEQIPEGFTPFKWGLTQAVAKAKQNSSVKEFLQDGTKNVLDMWMGVAPVVMALGTAALIVAEYTPVFKWLGLPFIPLLQLLQVPEAAEASQTLVVGFADMFLPSVLGSGIESDMTRFIIACVSVTQLIYMSEVGGLLLGSKIPVTFIDLVLIFIVRTLITLPIIVLCAHFIF; via the coding sequence TTGGATAAAGCACTTCAAAAGCGTAAACGGCTTGATCTGATAAAGTTTTTGATCCCTTCGCTTATCGGAATTATTTTATTTATGATTCCCGTTCAGATTGCAGGAGATTTAACGATTCCGATTGCGATTTTTTCTAATGCACTGCAGGAACTGCTTCACCGGCAGCTGCCGTTCATTATGATGTTGATCGTCACCGTAACATTTATCTTAACCTTTATCACGAAAACCTTCCATCCGTCTTTCATCAAGAAAAGCGAATTTTTCTATAAGCTGCTGAATGTATCTTTATTCTGGTACATCGTCCGTTTGTTCGGGATGATTTTCGCAGTGATGACATATTTTAAGTTTGGACCTGAAGCCGTGTATGCCGACAGCACGGGTGGAACATTATTGTTTGATCTGCTTCCGGTTCTCTTTTCCGTCTTTTTTTTCGCAGGTCTTTTCCTGCCTTTTCTGCTGAATTTCGGTCTGTTGGAATTGTGCGGGGCGCTGATGAAAAAACTGATGAGGCCTGTCTTCAGGCTGCCCGGGCGGTCTTCCATTGATTGTATGGCCTCATGGCTTGGAGACGGAACGATCGGCGTTCTCCTCACAAGCAAACAATACGAAGACGGATTTTATACAAAGCGTGAGGCCGCCATCATCGGCACGACTTTCTCCGTCGTCTCCATCACATTCTGCCTCGTGATTATTTCGCAGGTGGGCTTGGGCCATATGTTTGTTCCATTTTATTTGACCATACTGCTGGCCGGAGCCGTTGCGGCCGTGGTCAGTCCTCGTATTCCGCCTTTATCAAGAAAGGCTGATACGTATATTACAGATCAGAAAGATCAGGACCATGAGCAGATTCCGGAAGGGTTCACACCGTTCAAATGGGGTCTCACCCAGGCTGTCGCCAAGGCGAAGCAGAATTCAAGCGTCAAAGAATTTTTGCAGGATGGGACCAAAAATGTACTCGATATGTGGATGGGCGTGGCTCCCGTCGTCATGGCGCTCGGCACGGCTGCACTGATTGTCGCCGAGTACACGCCTGTATTCAAGTGGCTTGGTCTGCCGTTTATCCCGCTGCTTCAGCTGCTGCAGGTCCCTGAAGCCGCAGAAGCCTCACAGACGCTTGTCGTCGGCTTTGCCGACATGTTCCTTCCGTCTGTGCTTGGAAGCGGCATTGAGAGCGATATGACGCGTTTCATCATCGCCTGTGTATCCGTCACTCAATTAATCTATATGTCTGAAGTCGGCGGCCTTCTGCTCGGTTCGAAAATCCCGGTGACATTTATCGACCTGGTCTTGATTTTTATCGTTCGAACGCTGATTACACTGCCTATCATTGTCTTGTGCGCCCACTTTATTTTTTAA
- a CDS encoding LLM class flavin-dependent oxidoreductase, whose amino-acid sequence MLSLSILDQSPVSEGSTPETALRQTAELAQMAEKLGYRRFWVSEHHFSRNLAGSSPEVLLGFIAAKTAKIRLGSGGVMLPHYSAYKVAENFRVLEGLAPGRIDAGIGRAPGGMPIASMALQNGGRRQTDQYPDQIHDLVTYLYDLADEHHRFPHLTASPTVSSAPEVWLLGSSGESARLAAQIGAAYTFAQFINGEGGAEAARQYKERFQPSVLGDKPKVIVAVFVICADTEEEAEHLAKSLDFSLLANEQGLVTDGFPSFETAQSYEYSSYEKRRINDNRNRMVIGTQRQVKQQLLALADAYGTDEVMAVTITHNFQDKLKSYRLLAEAFADHQRFC is encoded by the coding sequence ATGTTGTCGTTAAGTATACTGGATCAGTCGCCTGTTTCCGAAGGGAGCACTCCTGAAACAGCTCTCAGACAGACGGCCGAGCTTGCTCAAATGGCAGAGAAGCTTGGGTACAGGAGATTTTGGGTGTCTGAGCACCATTTTTCGAGAAATCTGGCGGGGTCAAGCCCTGAGGTTTTGCTTGGGTTTATCGCCGCGAAAACAGCAAAGATTCGTCTGGGGTCAGGAGGGGTTATGCTCCCCCACTACAGCGCTTATAAGGTGGCTGAAAACTTTCGCGTTCTGGAAGGACTTGCACCAGGCAGGATTGACGCGGGGATCGGCCGGGCGCCCGGGGGTATGCCGATCGCTTCAATGGCTCTTCAAAACGGCGGCAGGCGTCAGACGGATCAATATCCGGATCAGATTCATGATCTTGTCACATATCTGTACGATCTGGCCGATGAACACCACCGCTTTCCGCATTTAACCGCATCACCGACTGTCAGTTCCGCTCCGGAGGTGTGGCTGCTTGGTTCCTCTGGGGAAAGCGCCAGACTGGCTGCGCAAATCGGTGCGGCCTATACCTTTGCCCAATTTATCAATGGAGAGGGAGGAGCTGAAGCGGCCAGGCAATATAAGGAACGATTCCAACCTTCGGTGCTGGGCGACAAACCGAAAGTGATTGTCGCTGTATTTGTGATTTGCGCGGACACTGAAGAAGAGGCAGAACACCTCGCCAAGAGCCTTGATTTTTCTTTATTGGCAAATGAACAGGGGCTGGTAACAGACGGCTTCCCATCTTTTGAAACGGCGCAGTCATATGAATATTCATCATATGAAAAGAGAAGAATCAACGATAATCGAAATCGCATGGTGATCGGTACACAACGACAGGTGAAACAACAGCTGCTTGCTTTGGCGGACGCTTATGGAACGGATGAAGTCATGGCGGTCACAATCACACACAATTTCCAGGATAAGCTGAAATCATACCGCCTTTTAGCGGAGGCGTTTGCAGACCATCAGCGTTTTTGCTGA
- the nfsA gene encoding oxygen-insensitive NADPH nitroreductase produces MNQTIETILNHRSIRSFTDQPLTKEEVHLLVESAQSASTSSYIQAYSIIGVTDQTKKRELAALAGDQPYVEKNGHLFVFCADLYRHQKMAGEKGEDIQGSLESTETFMVSVIDAALAAQNMSIAAESMGLGICYIGGIRNALNKVAEVLGTPEYVLPLFGLVVGHPANPSAQKPRLPLEHIYHENTYDIDDERFHKQLHAYDETISNYYQNRTNGKRKDKWTEQIVQSLKEPKRTYMHDFVKEKGFNKR; encoded by the coding sequence ATGAATCAAACGATTGAAACCATTTTAAATCACCGTTCGATCCGGTCCTTTACGGACCAGCCGCTGACAAAAGAAGAGGTGCATTTGCTTGTAGAAAGCGCGCAAAGCGCATCAACTTCCAGCTATATTCAAGCTTATTCGATTATCGGAGTAACCGACCAAACGAAGAAGCGCGAGCTTGCTGCTTTGGCTGGCGATCAGCCGTATGTTGAAAAAAACGGCCATTTGTTTGTGTTCTGTGCAGATCTTTACCGGCATCAGAAAATGGCCGGAGAAAAAGGGGAAGACATCCAGGGCTCTCTTGAAAGCACTGAAACGTTTATGGTCAGTGTCATCGATGCCGCTCTTGCCGCACAAAACATGTCGATTGCCGCTGAATCGATGGGGCTGGGCATCTGCTATATCGGCGGCATTCGCAACGCTCTGAACAAGGTGGCAGAGGTACTGGGTACACCTGAATATGTCCTTCCGCTGTTCGGGCTTGTCGTCGGTCATCCGGCCAATCCGTCCGCTCAAAAGCCAAGATTGCCGCTTGAGCATATTTACCACGAAAATACTTATGATATAGATGACGAAAGGTTTCACAAACAATTGCACGCGTATGACGAAACCATTTCAAATTACTATCAAAACAGAACAAACGGCAAAAGGAAAGACAAATGGACAGAGCAGATCGTCCAAAGCCTGAAGGAGCCGAAGCGAACGTATATGCATGATTTCGTAAAAGAAAAAGGGTTTAATAAAAGGTAA
- a CDS encoding FtsW/RodA/SpoVE family cell cycle protein has product MGHKKNETSPYYQGDLIFILSVFFIISVIAVYAAQPSFALNGYPAKQLIYYLLGIAVVVGFLYFDLEQLEKFSVYIFVFGILSLIILKFSPESIAPVKKGAKSWFQFGTVTLQPSEFMKIGLIMMLASVISKASPKGSRTLREDVHLLLKIAAVSAVPIGLILMQDAGTAGICMFFVAVMVFLSGINWKLIFIIVGSGVSLVLLVLFLVIHFPEFSRNTLHIKEYQINRVMTWVDSDQQTANDTYQTEKAVMAIGSGEIFGTGMNNMKVHVPEGQTDFIFAVIGESFGFIGCTFVVLIFFFLIYRLVVLIDKIHRYNRFAAFFCVGYTALIVIHTFQNIGMNIGLMPVTGVPLLLVSYGGSSILSALIGYAIVYNASCQLSKYQGYMFK; this is encoded by the coding sequence ATGGGTCATAAGAAAAATGAGACAAGTCCCTATTATCAGGGTGATTTGATTTTTATATTAAGTGTGTTCTTTATCATCAGCGTGATTGCTGTTTATGCAGCACAGCCGTCATTCGCTTTAAACGGCTATCCGGCAAAGCAGCTGATCTATTATTTGCTCGGCATTGCCGTGGTCGTCGGTTTTCTTTATTTTGATTTGGAGCAGCTCGAAAAGTTCAGCGTGTATATATTTGTATTTGGCATCCTGTCATTGATCATTTTGAAATTCAGTCCCGAGTCGATTGCACCGGTTAAAAAAGGGGCGAAGAGCTGGTTTCAATTTGGAACGGTGACATTGCAGCCGTCTGAGTTTATGAAAATCGGTTTGATCATGATGCTGGCTTCCGTGATTTCAAAAGCGAGTCCAAAGGGTTCTCGCACCTTGCGGGAGGATGTTCACCTTTTGCTGAAAATCGCGGCTGTATCAGCGGTTCCGATCGGCTTGATTTTGATGCAGGACGCGGGGACGGCTGGAATCTGCATGTTCTTTGTCGCCGTCATGGTGTTTTTGTCGGGAATCAATTGGAAACTGATTTTTATCATCGTCGGCAGCGGCGTTTCGCTTGTTTTGCTCGTTTTATTTCTGGTGATCCATTTTCCCGAGTTTTCGCGGAATACACTGCATATTAAGGAGTACCAGATCAACAGGGTGATGACATGGGTTGATTCTGACCAGCAGACCGCCAATGACACTTATCAGACAGAAAAAGCCGTTATGGCGATTGGATCAGGAGAAATATTCGGCACTGGTATGAACAATATGAAAGTCCATGTTCCTGAAGGCCAAACCGACTTTATCTTCGCCGTCATCGGCGAAAGCTTTGGCTTTATCGGCTGTACTTTTGTCGTGCTGATATTTTTCTTTCTCATTTACCGGCTTGTCGTTCTGATCGATAAAATACATCGGTATAATCGGTTTGCCGCTTTTTTCTGTGTCGGGTATACCGCGCTGATTGTGATTCACACGTTCCAAAACATCGGGATGAACATCGGGCTGATGCCTGTCACAGGTGTTCCTCTGCTGTTGGTCAGCTATGGGGGCAGCTCTATTTTGTCGGCCCTTATCGGCTATGCCATCGTCTATAATGCAAGCTGCCAGCTAAGCAAATATCAAGGCTATATGTTTAAATAA
- a CDS encoding FtsW/RodA/SpoVE family cell cycle protein — protein MSQRKNISNPFYQGDLIFVFIVFFIISIVAVYAAQQFNQYNEPFAMKQSLYYLLGALIVILFLYFDLEQLEKLSFYFYILGILMLIVLKFSPSYIGSYRFAPVINGAKSWFMLPGFTLQPSEFMKIGLIMYLASFMSKHSPTGKRTLKEDWIFLLKIFGIVILPAGLILEQDTGTAGIVMFVILVMIFLSGVNWKLISLIFLSGLSVAVLILYVIIKFPDVAGAVGIEKYQINRVMTWVNPSEQTADDKMQVDRAQMAIGSGKVFGNGVNDLQVYVPEAQTDFIFAVIGESFGFTGCTFVVIMFFFFIYRLVVLIDRIHPFSKFASFFCAGFTALIVIHTFQNIGMNIGIMPVTGVPLLLVSYGGSSIVATLIGFAIVYNASCQLTRYQSYMFK, from the coding sequence ATGAGTCAGAGAAAAAACATATCAAATCCCTTTTATCAAGGCGATTTGATCTTCGTATTTATAGTCTTTTTTATCATCAGCATTGTGGCGGTATACGCCGCTCAGCAATTTAACCAATACAATGAGCCGTTTGCGATGAAGCAGTCCCTGTACTATTTGCTGGGAGCGCTCATCGTCATTCTGTTTCTATACTTTGATTTGGAGCAGCTTGAAAAGCTCAGCTTTTATTTTTACATACTCGGCATCCTGATGCTGATTGTGTTAAAATTCAGCCCCTCTTATATAGGGTCTTACAGGTTTGCTCCGGTTATCAATGGCGCAAAAAGCTGGTTTATGCTTCCCGGCTTTACATTGCAGCCGTCTGAGTTTATGAAAATCGGCTTGATCATGTATTTAGCATCGTTTATGTCCAAACATAGTCCAACCGGAAAGCGGACGTTAAAAGAGGATTGGATCTTTTTATTGAAAATCTTCGGCATCGTCATTTTGCCGGCGGGGCTGATTTTAGAACAGGACACAGGTACGGCCGGGATCGTCATGTTTGTGATTCTTGTGATGATCTTCCTTTCAGGTGTCAACTGGAAGCTCATTTCACTGATCTTCTTATCAGGCCTCAGCGTAGCCGTTTTAATATTGTATGTCATCATCAAATTCCCGGATGTTGCGGGTGCGGTCGGAATTGAGAAATACCAGATTAACCGGGTTATGACCTGGGTTAATCCGAGCGAACAAACTGCAGATGACAAAATGCAGGTCGACAGGGCGCAAATGGCGATCGGTTCAGGAAAAGTGTTCGGCAACGGTGTAAACGATCTGCAAGTATATGTCCCCGAAGCCCAAACAGACTTTATTTTTGCCGTCATTGGCGAGAGCTTCGGTTTTACCGGCTGCACCTTTGTCGTCATCATGTTTTTCTTTTTCATTTACCGGCTTGTCGTTTTAATAGACCGAATACATCCGTTCAGCAAATTTGCCTCATTTTTCTGTGCAGGTTTTACGGCGTTGATCGTCATCCATACCTTTCAAAACATCGGCATGAACATTGGAATTATGCCTGTCACAGGTGTTCCCCTGCTGTTGGTCAGCTATGGGGGGAGCTCCATCGTCGCTACTTTAATCGGGTTTGCGATCGTCTATAATGCAAGCTGCCAATTAACGAGATACCAAAGCTATATGTTTAAATAA